A single window of Oreochromis aureus strain Israel breed Guangdong linkage group 5, ZZ_aureus, whole genome shotgun sequence DNA harbors:
- the rdh5 gene encoding retinol dehydrogenase 5 produces MDTQFVYDLLGENAWLYISATFIVLWIVGWLYRDSLEIEDFKSKYVFVTGCDTGFGNLLCKKLDRKGFRVLAGCLTEKGADDLKRVAGPYLKTVLLDVTSQDSIEKAMEWTKQEVGDKGLWGLVNNAGRSLPMGPSEWMKVEDFHSTLKVNMNGVIAMTMTFLPLIKQARGRIVNVASVLGRVAANGGGYCISKFAVESFSDCLRRDIHYFGIKVCIVEPGFFKTAVTSLEPIERELHRLWNQLSPEVKASYGDKYLDKYIKTQRLIMNAVCDSDLTKVTNCMEHALSAAYPRTRYSAGWDAKLVWIPLSYMPSFVVDIALKLVLPRPSKSV; encoded by the exons ATGGATACACAGTTCGTGTATGACCTTTTAGG GGAAAATGCTTGGTTATACATCTCTGCTACCTTCATTGTGTTGTGGATTGTCGGGTGGCTCTACAGAGACAGCCTGGAGATTGAGGATTTCAAATCTAAGTATGTCTTTGTTACTGGCTGTGACACGGGGTTTGGAAACCTGCTGTGTAAGAAACTGGATCGTAAAGGTTTCCGTGTACTAGCTGGCTGTCTCACAGAAAAGGGAGCTGATGATCTGAAAAGAGTGGCAGGGCCTTATCTGAAGACTGTCCTGCTGGATGTGACCAGTCAGGATAGCATTGAAAAAGCAATGGAGTGGACCAAGCAAGAGGTTGGCGATAAGG GACTTTGGGGTCTTGTGAACAATGCTGGACGTTCATTACCCATGGGTCCATCAGAGTGGATGAAAGTGGAGGATTTCCACAGCACACTGAAAGTAAACATGAATGGAGTGATTGCCATGACAATGACCTTCCTGCCCCTCATCAAACAGGCTCGTGGCCGTATTGTAAATGTAGCATCAGTGCTTGGTAGGGTGGCAGCAAATGGTGGTGGATACTGCATTTCCAAGTTTGCAGTAGAATCTTTCTCTGACTGCCTCAG GAGAGACATCCACTACTTTGGAATTAAGGTGTGTATCGTTGAGCCCGGGTTTTTCAAGACTGCAGTAACAAGCCTTGAACCCATTGAGAGGGAGCTCCATCGCCTGTGGAACCAACTCAGCCCTGAAGTAAAGGCCAGCTATGGAGACAAATACCTTGATAAAT ATATCAAGACACAGCGTTTGATCATGAATGCCGTCTGCGACTCTGACCTCACTAAAGTGACCAACTGCATGGAGCACGCTCTCTCTGCTGCCTACCCTCGCACCAGATACAGTGCTGGCTGGGATGCCAAGCTTGTCTGGATCCCCCTCTCTTACATGCCTTCCTTTGTAGTTGATATTGCACTGAAGCTCGTGCTTCCACGTCCTTCAAAGAGCGTCTGA
- the bloc1s1 gene encoding biogenesis of lysosome-related organelles complex 1 subunit 1 yields MLSRLLKEHQAKQNERKELQEKRRREAIAAATCLTEALVDHLNVGVAQAYVNQRKLDHEVKTLQVQASQFSKQTAQWISMVEGFNQALKEIGDVENWARSIEMDMRTIATALEYVHKGQLQSACS; encoded by the exons ATGTTATCTCGTCTATTGAAGGAGCACCAGGCGAAGCAAAATGAGCGGAAGGAGCTGCAGG agAAACGCAGACGTGAAGCAATAGCTGCAGCCACTTGTTTGACCGAAGCCCTGGTAGACCACCTCAACGTTGG AGTTGCACAGGCATATGTAAACCAGCGAAAGCTTGACCATGAGGTTAAGACTCTTCAAGTGCAGGCAAGCCAGTTCTCCAAACAAACTGCTCAGTGGATCAGTATGGTGGAGGGTTTCAATCAAGCATTAAAG GAAATTGGGGATGTAGAAAACTGGGCACGAAGTATTGAGATGGACATGAGGACAATAGCAACAGCGCTGGAGTATGTACACAAGGGTCAGCTTCAGTCTGCTTGCTCATAA
- the itcha gene encoding itchy E3 ubiquitin protein ligase a has product MKAQLQVTVLSAKLKENKKTWFGPSPYVEIAVDGQSKRTEKCNNTHSPKWKQALTVIVTPFSKLIFRVWSHQTLKSDMLLGLATLEISKTLKANDMKLCEVVQTLQLCSDRDPQDLVGDLSVCLDGMQVDPETFGLAEREQAALPNGNTRQNGDTGDRSSGGSSPSSDSDEWVIVPNVHAVNGTSSPSRSPGGSTASLPSRPTRPPPAMRQKPAASPSSSSSSSPSELSEGPASDGSSQASASGCSDQQNESSARAATSSSSETASVPKQGASASATIPRVAPINNGPLPPGWEQRVDQNGRVYYVDHIEKRTTWDRPEPLPSGWERRVDPMGRVYYVDHITRTTTWQRPTQESVRNYEEWQHQRSQLQGAMQQFNQRFIYGLQDQFAATASKEFDPLGPLPHGWEKRTDTNGRVYFVHHPTRRTQWEDPRTQGLLNDKPLPEGWEMRFTVDGIPYFVDHNRRTTTYIDPRTGKSSLENGPQITYVRDFKAKVQYFRFWCQQLSMPQHIKITVSRKTLFEDSFQQIMSFHPQDLRRRLWIIFPGEEGLDYGGVAREWFFLLSHEVLNPMYCLFEYAGKDNYCLQINPASYINPDHLKYFKFIGRFIAMALFHGKFIDTGFSLPFYKRILNKPLGLKDLESIDPEFYNSLIWIKDNNIEECGLEMFFSVDKEILGEVTTHELKPDGGNILVTEENKEEYIRLVAEWRLSRGVEEQTQAFFEGFNEVLPQQYLQYFDARELEVMLCGMQEIDLVDWQRNTIYRHYARTSKQIMWFWQFVKEMDNEKRMRLLQFVTGTCRLPVGGFADLMGSNGPQKFCIEKVGKENWLPRSHTCFNRLDLPPYKSYEQLKEKLMFAIEETEGFGQE; this is encoded by the exons ATGAAGGCCCAGTTGCAAGTTACTG tgctttcagctaagctgaaggaaaacaaaaagaccTGGTTTGGTCCAAGTCCATATGTTGAAATAGCAGTGGATGGCCAGTCAAAGAGGACTGAGAAatgcaacaacacacacagcccCAAATGGAAGCAGGCTCTCACAGT AATTGTGACGCCGTTCAGCAAACTGATATTTCGTGTTTGGAGCCATCAGACACTCAagtcagacatgctgttggGTCTAGCTACATTGGAGATCAGTAAGACCCTTAAGGCCAATGACATGAAAT TATGTGAGGTCGTGCAGACACTGCAGCTGTGCTCTGATAGAGACCCCCAGGATCTTGTAGGTGACTTGTCAGTCTGTCTGGATGGCATGCAGGTAGACCCAGAAACCTTTGGCTTGGCAGAGCGAGAACAAG CTGCTCTTCCAAATGGAAATACACGGCAAAATGGAGATACTGGTGACAG GTCAAGCGGAGGCTCATCACCTTCAAGTGACTCGGATGAGTGGGTCATTGTACCAAATGTACATGCTGTCAATGGTACAAGTTCTCCCTCACGGTCTCCAGGGGGCTCCACTGCATCACTTCCTTCTAGACCTACTCGACCGCCCCCTGCTATGCGACAGAAACCAGCAGCTTCACCAT CCTCTTCTAGCAGTTCTTCTCCTAGTGAACTCAGCGAAGGCCCAGCTTCCGATGGTTCCTCTCAGGCATCGGCTAGTGGGTGTTCAGATCAGCAGAATGAATCAAGTGCAAGAGCGGCAACATCAAGTTCCTCAGAGACAGCAAGTGTTCCTAAACAAGGGGCCAGTGCCTCAGCAACAATTCCCAGAGTGGCTCCCATAAACAATGGCCCCTTGCCCCCAGG GTGGGAGCAAAGAGTTGACCAGAATGGACGGGTATACTACGTGGATCACATTGAGAAAAGAACCACCTGGGATAGGCCTGAGCCTTTGCCTTCAGG ATGGGAGCGCAGAGTGGATCCAATGGGTAGAGTTTACTATGTTGACCACATAACCCGAACTACTACATGGCAAAGACCCACACAGGAGTCAGTGCGTAATTATGAGGAATGGCAGCACCAGCGTAGCCAGCTCCAGGGAGCCATGCAGCAGTTTAACCAGAGATTCATATATGGG CTTCAAGATCAGTTTGCAGCCACAGCCAGTAAAGAGTTTGACCCACTAGGACCTCTGCCTCACGGATGGG AAAAGAGAACTGACACCAATGGTAGAGTGTATTTTGTCCATCACCCAACTCGCAGGACACAGTGGGAAGACCCAAGGACCCAAGG GCTGCTGAATGACAAGCCTCTGCCAGAGGGTTGGGAGATGAGGTTCACTGTGGATGGTATTCCCTACTTTGTAGATCACAATAGGCGAACAACAACCTACATTGACCCTCGCACAGGGAAATCCTCACT TGAGAACGGGCCGCAGATAACTTATGTCAGGGACTTCAAAGCCAAAGTGCAATACTTCAGATTCTGGTGTCAG CAACTGTCGATGCCTCAGCACATTAAAATTACAGTTTCACGCAAAACTTTGTTTGAGGATTCATTTCAGCAG ATCATGAGTTTCCACCCACAAGATCTTAGGCGTAGACTTTGGATAATCTTCCCTGGCGAGGAAGGCTTGGACTATGGAGGTGTGGCCAG GGAATGGTTCTTCTTGCTGTCTCATGAGGTGCTGAATCCgatgtactgtttgtttgagtATGCTGGCAAGGACAACTACTGTCTTCAGATCAACCCTGCCTCTTACATCAACCCTGATCACCTCAAGTACTTCAAGTTCATTGGGCGATTTATTGCCATG GCCTTGTTCCATGGCAAATTTATTGACACAGGTTTCTCGCTGCCCTTTTACAAACGTATTCTGAACAAACCTCTGGGTCTGAAAGACCTGGAGTCCATAGATCCAGAATTCTATAATTCACTCATCTGGATCAA GGACAATAATATAGAGGAATGCGGTCTGGAGATGTTCTTCTCCGTTGACAAGGAGATACTCGGGGAGGTCACCACACATGAGCTTAAACCAGATGGAGGAAACATTCTAGTaactgaagaaaataaggaggAATACATCAG GTTAGTGGCAGAGTGGAGGCTATCCAGAGGTGTGGAGGAGCAGACACAGGCTTTCTTTGAGGGCTTCAATGAAGTTCTTCCACAGCAATACCTTCAGTACTTTGATGCTAGAGAATTAGAG GTGATGCTGTGCGGTATGCAGGAGATAGACTTGGTGGACTGGCAGAGAAACACAATCTATAGACATTATGCCCGAACTAGCAAGCAGATAATGTGGTTCTGGCAG TTTGTGAAGGAGATGGACAACGAAAAAAGGATGAGACTTCTGCAGTTTGTCACAGGAACCTGTCGTCTTCCCGTGGGCGGCTTCGCTGATCTAATGG GAAGCAATGGTCCACAGAAGTTTTGCATTGAGAAAGTTGGAAAAGAAAACTGGCTTCCACGAAGCCACACATG CTTTAATCGTCTGGACCTCCCTCCTTATAAGAGCTACGAACAGTTGAAGGAGAAGCTCATGTTTGCCATAGAGGAAACAGAAGGATTCGGGCAGGAGTAA
- the pxmp4 gene encoding peroxisomal membrane protein 4, giving the protein MAGPDLIRTLLYTVNNLLQQEKYKAALAVLKGFRNGAVYGAKIRAPHALVMTFLFRSGSLKDKFKAILKATYTHSRNLACFVFTYKGLQALQQKLQGKSLQSHSFLAACVGGWLVFGDNNNINSQINMYLLSRILFALSRLAVEKGFIPQPKHDPFPLFATLVWGIVLWLFEYYPHTLQPSLQSSMNYLYHDSNVWHDISDFLVYNKPRTAAQN; this is encoded by the exons ATGGCAGGTCCTGATCTGATAAGAACTCTTCTGTATACCGTCAATAATCTTCTACAGCAGGAGAAATACAAAGCGGCGTTGGCAGTTTTGAAGGGATTCAGGAACGGCGCTGT ATATGGGGCCAAAATCAGAGCACCACATGCCCTGGTTATGACATTTCTATTTAGAAGTGGCAG TTTAAAGGACAAGTTCAAAGCCATTTTGAAGGCCACATACACCCACTCCAGAAACCTGGCGTGCTTTGTGTTCACGTACAAAGGACTGCAAGCTTTGCAGCAGAAACTTCAAGGAAAGAGTTTACAGTCTCACTCATTTCTGGCTGCCTGTGTTGGTGGATGGTTAGTGTTTGGCGataacaacaacattaacaGTCAG ATCAACATGTACCTGCTGTCCAGGATCCTGTTCGCCCTGTCTCGGCTGGCTGTAGAGAAAGGATTCATCCCACAGCCTAAGCATGACCCTTTCCCACTCTTTGCCACGCTAGTTTGGGGTATCGTCTTGTGGTTGTTTGAGTATTACCCACATACTCTCCAGCCATCACTGCAGTCCTCCATGAACTACCTCTATCATGACAGCAACGTTTGGCATGACATCTCAGACTTCCTAGTTTACAATAAGCCAAGGACTGCTGCCCAAAACTGA